TATGCCCAGGACTAGACATTATGTACTATATGTCATTTGCGCAGTGTATTTCTAAATACTGTATAGAAATGCACAGATATGTGATAAAATCCCATTTAGCTTTCATACTTACCCTGAGCATGTAAGGACATTGGAGCACACCTAAGCATAGGCATACTTCAAAAGTAAGCCCTAGGAACACCACAGGCCAActagtgatttaaaaaagttttgaaatattgagatatttcaaaaatatgctTTACAAATTATTGATGATTTCATTAATGttaaaaccatagactgtaaataaagatatatacagtctatggtgaaAACAATGCATCATCATGCTTCTTTAAATTGTAATGTATGGTCAATATCTCTTAATAAAGggtgacttttgttttttatttttcttggaaACACTTACTGGCTGTTGGAACATTTCTGCGTACCAGAGGTCCTTGAATTGCCTTGCCATCAACTTTGTTGACAGCAATGAAAGCAGTGAAGACACTGCTCACTCCTGATTGGACACTGAGCCCCACCACCTTCTTCTTCACTCCTCCATCTTGCTTTCCTCtgtgctcttcctcctccatctccagcGAGCGAATCAGAGTCCGAGCAGCCAACCTGTGCACTGTTAATCTGCAAGTAGGAGACAGGAGGGGAAACGGTGGAATTTCCCTTCCACTGGTATGAATGTTAAATAGTGATCTATGTCTCTTCAATCTTGTACAAAGTCTATAACAACATAACACAACCTTTCAGTATTTGGGAATTAATGGTAAATTAAACATTGTTATTTTGACATCCAAGCTtcaagctaaatgctaatatcTGCATGCTGACATGCACAGCTTCTGTTGTGTTTGACCAAAACCTGATTTACCCAGTGCCCTTTGCAGGTTTGAGACTGAAGTGGAGCTGGTTGTGAGACGGATGACCTGCCAGGTTGTACTTCACTGTCACACAGCCCTCTTGTGAGGCCCTCCTGAAGATTCTTGAAATATGATGGCTCTAGAGAGAAGGTGAATTCTGCTGTGTCCTGAATCTCTTTTgacattaaactttaaaaacaatttatgtattttgtttatattcaaCTGGGAGAGTACTGGTAGACACTCTCTCTTGGTAAGTTACTTCCTTTGTGTTTATATGAAGAATCCGAAAGGTAATAGATGGTGCTGTTCCTACCTTTACAGTAAGTTGTGCATAaatcagtgacctctgaccatgGAAAAGTGCTGTGACTGGTGGAGAGAGGACAGTGACAGAGACTCCAACTGGCACGTTCCACTTGACTGAGATGCTTTCCACAGCTGATTGCAGAGCTAATTGTAGGGACTGCATCACCTGATGAGAAAAAACAGTTCACAGCAGGAAATGCTGCCATGCAGTTTTATGCCTCTTTGCACAAGTCAAATTGcgcttacagtttacatccatgtctatgaaaacatggatgcttcacacacatcttaccCCCGGCAGCACActagatctatacaatcagtaCAGTCTCAAGGTGAGCCCCCTGGgttaagttatggccaaaaacacaaaaacatgttttataaggtaactgtgaccttgacctttgacattcaACCACTGGATTCTAATCATTTTATTCATGAGTCAATGTGGACGTttatgtcaaatttgaggaaaactCCTTCAGGCCATCTTTAGATATTGTCTTCatgaaaaagagacagattcaaggtcacattgaccttgacctttgaccaacaaaatctcaT
The sequence above is a segment of the Plectropomus leopardus isolate mb unplaced genomic scaffold, YSFRI_Pleo_2.0 unplaced_scaffold6528, whole genome shotgun sequence genome. Coding sequences within it:
- the LOC121939886 gene encoding von Willebrand factor A domain-containing protein 5A-like; translated protein: MGGSKSVEYSQETMEKALKQVEQMTANLGGTEILRPLEHIFSQSCIPNQPRQLFVFTDGEVGNTKEVINLVKKNSGSHRCFSFGIGEGASSALINGLAKEGRGHAQFITGEERMQPKVMQSLQLALQSAVESISVKWNVPVGVSVTVLSPPVTALFHGQRSLIYAQLTVKSHHISRIFRRASQEGCVTVKYNLAGHPSHNQLHFSLKPAKGTGLTVHRLAARTLIRSLEMEEEEHRGKQDGGVKKKVVGLSVQSGVSSVFTAFIAVNKVDGKAIQGPL